A single genomic interval of uncultured Pseudodesulfovibrio sp. harbors:
- a CDS encoding L-lactate permease, whose product MSIEVLALVALLPILVATVLMVGMRWPATKAMPVAWLTAAAGAVLVWGLPAKYVAALTVQGFVTAIGILIIVFGAILILRTLQQSGGMETIQYGMQNITADRRIQAIIIGYMFAAFLEGAAGFGTPAALAAPLLLSLGFPPLAAAIICLVFNSFPVTFGAVGTPVVLGLKYLKDPVDAAVASGAAGINFANMGDFNAIIGQWATVMHLAMIFILPVFMLGFMTRFFGPERSWKPGLAAWKFCMFAAVAFTVPYLFFAWNVGPEFPSLIGGLVGLGIIIAGAKAGFCMPKTNWDFGDSAKWDPEWTGSVSGGSTEFKPHMSQFKAWLPYILIGAILVVTRIPELGLKGILASQAIKFSSILGFDSVNASIKYLYLPGTIPFVLVALLTVLIHGMPGEKVKTAWTQAIVTMKNPTIALFAAVALVSIFRGSGIADASLNPNSYPSMPLAMAEAVAAITGNAWPMFASFVGGLGSFITGSNTVSDLLFAEFQWGVASTLELPRQIIVAAQAVGGAMGNMICIHNIVAVCAVVGLSGMEGAILKRTVWPFLLYGLVVGVVASLMSFVFLPGLF is encoded by the coding sequence ATGTCTATTGAAGTGCTTGCACTCGTCGCATTGCTTCCGATTCTGGTAGCAACCGTACTGATGGTCGGCATGCGTTGGCCTGCCACCAAGGCCATGCCTGTTGCATGGCTGACCGCTGCTGCCGGAGCTGTCCTTGTCTGGGGACTTCCGGCAAAATACGTTGCCGCCCTGACCGTTCAGGGATTTGTTACCGCCATCGGCATTCTTATCATTGTTTTCGGTGCGATTCTGATTCTTCGCACGCTACAGCAGTCCGGCGGAATGGAAACCATCCAGTACGGCATGCAGAATATCACTGCTGACCGCCGTATTCAGGCCATCATCATCGGTTACATGTTCGCAGCCTTCCTTGAAGGTGCAGCCGGTTTTGGTACCCCCGCAGCCCTCGCAGCCCCGTTGCTCCTGTCCCTCGGCTTCCCGCCGTTGGCAGCAGCCATCATCTGTCTTGTTTTCAACTCCTTCCCGGTAACCTTCGGTGCTGTCGGTACGCCCGTCGTGCTCGGCCTGAAGTACCTGAAGGACCCCGTTGACGCTGCCGTCGCTTCCGGTGCCGCAGGCATCAACTTTGCCAACATGGGCGACTTCAACGCCATCATCGGCCAGTGGGCCACCGTGATGCATCTCGCCATGATTTTCATCCTGCCGGTGTTCATGCTTGGCTTCATGACTCGTTTCTTCGGTCCCGAACGCTCCTGGAAGCCCGGTCTGGCCGCATGGAAGTTCTGCATGTTCGCAGCAGTTGCTTTCACCGTTCCCTATCTGTTCTTTGCCTGGAACGTCGGTCCCGAGTTCCCGTCCCTGATCGGTGGTCTCGTCGGCCTCGGTATCATCATCGCCGGTGCCAAAGCCGGTTTCTGCATGCCCAAGACCAACTGGGACTTCGGTGATTCCGCCAAGTGGGATCCCGAGTGGACCGGTTCCGTTTCCGGTGGTTCCACCGAATTCAAGCCCCACATGTCCCAGTTCAAGGCTTGGCTGCCGTACATTCTGATCGGTGCCATCCTCGTTGTCACTCGTATCCCGGAACTCGGCCTCAAGGGCATCCTCGCCTCTCAGGCTATCAAGTTCAGCAGCATCCTCGGTTTCGATTCCGTCAACGCTTCCATCAAGTACCTGTACCTGCCCGGTACGATCCCGTTCGTGCTGGTCGCTCTGTTGACCGTGCTCATTCACGGCATGCCCGGTGAAAAGGTCAAGACCGCTTGGACTCAGGCCATCGTCACCATGAAGAACCCCACCATCGCCCTGTTCGCAGCGGTCGCTCTGGTGTCCATCTTCCGCGGTTCCGGCATCGCTGATGCGTCCCTGAATCCCAACAGCTATCCTTCCATGCCGCTTGCCATGGCCGAAGCTGTTGCAGCAATCACCGGTAACGCATGGCCCATGTTCGCCTCTTTCGTGGGAGGCCTCGGTTCCTTCATCACCGGTTCCAACACCGTTTCCGACCTTCTGTTCGCAGAATTTCAGTGGGGCGTCGCTTCCACTCTTGAGCTTCCGCGTCAGATCATCGTCGCTGCACAGGCAGTCGGCGGTGCCATGGGTAACATGATCTGTATCCACAACATCGTCGCAGTTTGCGCGGTCGTCGGCCTCTCCGGTATGGAAGGCGCGATCCTCAAGCGCACCGTATGGCCTTTCCTGCTGTACGGTCTGGTCGTCGGCGTCGTGGCCTCGCTCATGAGCTTCGTGTTCCTGCCGGGTCTGTTCTAA